The genome window CATTGATTTCATCCGCGAGCGGCAATGCATCGATATCGGCGCGCAGCGCAACACAGGGCCCCGGTTTCTCGCCCTTAATCTCCGCGATGATGCCTGTTTTCGCAATCGCCTTCGCTTCAATGCCCATTTTCTGCAATTCTTGGCTGATTCGTTTTTGCGTTTCAAATTCTGCGCCGCTCAGTTCCGGATGCATTCTAAAATGACGGCGCAACTCGATTACATAGTCTTTATTAGCCGCCGCAGCGGCCGCGATTTTCTGCTCCATCATCATTCTCCTTTTCATTTAAAGCCTCGACTGCCATTTTTCGCTGGGTCACCGCCCGATCGCCCTGCAGATAAAGCCAGGTTGCGCCAAGCGCCAACACCGCAAAGCAAAACAGTGTGGCGTGCGCGCCTAGATGCTGCAGCAAAAATCCGCCCGCTGCCGGACCGAGCGCCCGGCCCACGAAGAGAAAACTCATCGCGCCGAAATAACTGCCGCGCAGCGCAAGCGGTGCGATCGATTCGACGAACATGGCGCTAATCGGAAAAATCAGGATCTCGCCAAAGGTAAATAAGATCTGGCTAAGGACATAGCGATAAAATTCCTGACCGGAAAACGCATTGCCCACCAAGCCCAGTGCAAGAAATATACAACCGATTCGCATCGTCGTCAAGAGAGAGAAGCGTCGGAGAAAATAAGCCGTCACCGGCATCTGCAGGACAACGACCGTTATCGCATTGACCGCCATGATTGTCGCAAAAAGCGCAGGCGAACCAAGCCGATCCAAAATGATAAGACCTAACGTCGAATCCATCTGCGAAAAAACGAAGGTTACCGTCATCCCGCCCAAAAGAAACAGTCCCATCGCGCGGTCTTTACGCAGCACCGCGATCACTTCACGCAATTCAGGCTTCTCTTCGTTTTCAGCAATCTTGCCGCGAATATCACGCCGCCAGGAAAAGAGCAGGAATAAAAAGAAATAAGCAAAACAAAAAGCGCCAGTCAGATAAAAACCGCTGGTCGTTCCGGCAAAGCCGAGTGCAGCGCCCAATAAGGGTCCGATCGCGTTGCCGATGTTCGCCATCGTATAGCGCAAACTGAAGAGCGCCGTTCTTTGCTCCGGCTCGGCAAGATCCGCTAAGATGGCCTGCCCCATCGTATCGATGCAGCTGCGGTTCAATCCGGCCAGCAGGTTTATGGCAAAAAAGACCGGTTCGATCATTCCCGGCAAGCGCAAATGCGCCGCTGCCAGGCCAAACAGACAAAAACTCGCTGCATATGAAAAGAGCGAGACAATAAAGATCTTTTTCCGGCCATAACGGTCGGAAAGAAAACCGCCAAAAAAACCGCCTACCAAATAGGCTGCGAACGAACTGCCGGAAATAAACCCTGCAAGCGCAAAACTCAAGCCCAGTTCATACGTCAAAAAAATAACAAAAAACGGCATCATCATCGATGTGCCGATACGCGACAGCATCAAACCGACCAAGATGACCCATTGCAGCGGATCAAACCTATATTGAGCAAAATCAAAGCGTTTTTTCATCTACGCCCCCTAAATTTACAACTGCTCTTACCTTAGTTACCATTTTACCTAGTATGGCATATTTTTTTCGCGTTTGCAAATACACGTCCCTTCAAGAAGTACAAACTTCATTCCTTGCCATCTTTTAGCGTCGTTTCATCACTTCAACCGATACATCTATCACTCGATTACAAAATTCTTACCTTCGAACTTCAAAAACAACCAATATTGACCTTGCAGAGGTATTTATTCCAAAAAAGACAGTCTTTCCCTTAACTGATGCAATTTAATGCTTCTCGCTCCCTCGCCTATCGTTTTACGCCTGCACTGCATCCTTGTATAATGTATTTTGTGTCTATATTTTCTTGGATGAAGGAGTCTTGTATTATATGTCGCGAACTTTTCGTATCGTTCTCAAACGTTATTTCACGAATGCCTTTAAGAAAGATCTGATGGCCGGTCTAACTGTCGGCGTCATTTCCCTGCCCCTGGCAATGGCCTTCGCTATCGCCTCCGGCGTCAACCCGGAATACGGTATCTACACTACCATCATTGCCGCTTGCCTTGCGACGATTTTCGGCGGCAGCCGCTACCAGGTCACCGGCCCGACCGGCGCTTTCATTCCGGTACTGCTGTCCATCGTTTTGACTTACGGTTATGAAAATCTGCTGATTGCCGGCTTATTATCCGGCGTTATTCTCGTCCTGATGGGCCTTTTGAAATTAGGTTCCCTCATTAAATACATTCCGCGTCCGGTAACCATCGGTTTCACCGCTGGTATCGCAGTCAATATTTTCATCGGCCAGGTGCCGAATTTCCTTGGCCTCAGCGGTCTGGCGCGACATGAAGGCTTTATCGACAACTTGCATGAAATCATCACGCATCTGGCAACGTTCAACATCTACAGCGCCGCAACCGCCGCGCTTTCTCTGTTCATCATTTTGCTTACGCCGCGTTTTCTCCCCAAAGTACCCGGTTCGCTGCTTGGCATCTTGGCCTCGACGCTGACCGCCGCGTTCTTC of Azotosporobacter soli contains these proteins:
- a CDS encoding MFS transporter, with amino-acid sequence MKKRFDFAQYRFDPLQWVILVGLMLSRIGTSMMMPFFVIFLTYELGLSFALAGFISGSSFAAYLVGGFFGGFLSDRYGRKKIFIVSLFSYAASFCLFGLAAAHLRLPGMIEPVFFAINLLAGLNRSCIDTMGQAILADLAEPEQRTALFSLRYTMANIGNAIGPLLGAALGFAGTTSGFYLTGAFCFAYFFLFLLFSWRRDIRGKIAENEEKPELREVIAVLRKDRAMGLFLLGGMTVTFVFSQMDSTLGLIILDRLGSPALFATIMAVNAITVVVLQMPVTAYFLRRFSLLTTMRIGCIFLALGLVGNAFSGQEFYRYVLSQILFTFGEILIFPISAMFVESIAPLALRGSYFGAMSFLFVGRALGPAAGGFLLQHLGAHATLFCFAVLALGATWLYLQGDRAVTQRKMAVEALNEKENDDGAENRGRCGG